A part of Aegilops tauschii subsp. strangulata cultivar AL8/78 chromosome 2, Aet v6.0, whole genome shotgun sequence genomic DNA contains:
- the LOC109738355 gene encoding L-type lectin-domain containing receptor kinase SIT2, with protein MPQAHMKLSCFLLLLLVAVSLAICSVGQQFVYSSFAGANITLGGAAAVTTTGLLELTNGTLRQKAHAIHPAPFRFREPAARNRTVRSFSASFVFGILCPDTNNCGHGIVLFVAPGGFNFSAAFPSQYLGLVNNSTNGAAANHIFGVELDTDQNNEFRDIDGNHVGIDVNGLTSLASSSAGYFGDDGILHNLTLASGTAMQVWVDYDGEEKLITVAMAALGTAKPVKPLLSKTCDLSTVLTDTAYVGFSSATGSFNSQHYVLGWSFAMDGPAPAIDISKLPKLPRFGLKRHPKLAQIIPPVATTAFIFAAGTLIVLLIRRRLKYSELREDWEVEFGPHRFSYKDLFRATGGFKEKNLLGVGGFGRVYKGVLPAPKLEIAVKKVSHDSKQGMKEFIAEVVSIGRLQHRNLAQLHGYCRRKGELLLVYEYMSNGSLDRHLYGDGEKPVLDWDKRFRIIKGIASGLLYLHEECEKVIIHRDIKASNVLLDSEMNGRLGDFGLARLYDRGANPQTTHVVGTIGYLAPELGRTSKATPLTDVFAFGIFLLEVTCGQRPIRQNSQGEQLMLVDWVLEHWHRGSLAETVDTKLHSYDAGEACLALKLGLLCSHPLSNSRPGMRQVVRYLNEDVQLPELTLTNESFQILALMQNEGFDSYIMSYPSSMESVTTLSSLVEET; from the coding sequence ATGCCTCAGGCTCACATGAAGCTCAGctgcttcctcctcctcctcctcgtcgctgtTAGCCTTGCTATCTGCAGCGTCGGCCAGCAGTTCGTCTACTCCAGCTTCGCCGGCGCCAACATCACCCTCGGCGGCGCGGCCGCGGTCACCACAACCGGTCTTCTCGAGCTCACCAACGGCACGCTCCGCCAGAAGGCCCACGCCATCCACCCGGCGCCGTTCCGCTTCCGCGAGCCGGCGGCGCGGAACCGGACGGTGCGGTCGTTCTCGGCCTCCTTCGTGTTCGGCATCCTCTGCCCCGACACCAACAACTGCGGCCATGGCATCGTCCTGTTCGTCGCCCCGGGGGGCTTCAACTTCTCCGCCGCGTTCCCGAGCCAATATCTCGGCCTTGTTAACAACAGCACCAACGGCGCCGCCGCGAACCACATCTTCGGCGTCGAACTCGACACCGACCAGAACAACGAGTTCCGCGACATCGACGGCAACCACGTCGGCATCGACGTCAACGGGCTCACATCCCTCGCGTCCAGCAGCGCCGGCTACTTCGGCGACGACGGCATCCTCCACAACCTGACGCTCGCAAGCGGCACGGCGATGCAGGTGTGGGTGGACTACGACGGCGAAGAGAAACTGATCACCGTGGCCATGGCTGCCCTGGGAACGGCCAAACCCGTGAAGCCGCTGCTCTCCAAGACCTGCGACCTCTCAACGGTGCTCACGGACACGGCGTACGTGGGCTTCTCGTCGGCCACGGGTTCCTTCAACTCGCAACACTACGTTCTTGGCTGGAGTTTCGCGATGGACGGACCTGCTCCGGCCATCGACATCTCCAAGCTGCCAAAGCTCCCTCGCTTCGGCCTGAAGCGCCATCCCAAGCTCGCACAGATCATTCCACCCGTAGCGACGACAGCGTTCATCTTTGCCGCGGGCACCCTCATCGTCCTCCTAATACGACGGCGGCTCAAGTACAGCGAGCTCCGGGAAGATTGGGAGGTCGAGTTCGGGCCGCACCGGTTCTCCTACAAGGATCTGTTTCGCGCCACCGGTGGGTTCAAGGAGAAGAATCTGCTGGGTGTGGGAGGTTTCGGGAGGGTATACAAAGGGGTGCTACCGGCGCCCAAACTGGAGATCGCCGTGAAGAAGGTGTCACATGACTCGAAACAAGGCATGAAAGAGTTCATCGCCGAGGTTGTGAGCATTGGGCGACTACAACATCGCAATCTCGCTCAGTTACATGGTTATTGCAGGCGTAAAGGTGAATTGCTCTTGGTATACGAGTACATGTCAAATGGGAGCCTTGATAGGCACTTGTATGGCGATGGTGAGAAGCCGGTTCTAGATTGGGACAAAAGGTTCCGGATCATCAAGGGAATTGCTTCGGGGTTGCTCTACCTCCATGAGGAGTGTGAGAAAGTAATCATACACCGGGACATTAAAGCCAGTAATGTGCTCCTCGACAGTGAGATGAATGGTCGACTCGGCGACTTCGGACTGGCAAGGTTGTATGACCGCGGCGCCAACCCACAAACCACACATGTGGTTGGAACCATAGGATACCTAGCTCCAGAGCTCGGTCGCACTAGCAAGGCAACCCCCCTGACCGACGTGTTCGCCTTCGGCATATTCCTTCTTGAGGTCACATGTGGACAAAGGCCCATTAGGCAAAATTCACAGGGCGAACAACTAATGCTGGTCGACTGGGTACTTGAGCATTGGCACAGAGGATCACTAGCTGAAACCGTGGATACCAAGCTTCATAGCTACGATGCCGGTGAGGCTTGCCTAGCATTGAAGCTAGGATTATTATGCTCGCATCCTCTCTCCAATTCAAGGCCAGGAATGCGACAGGTCGTGAGGTACCTTAATGAAGACGTGCAACTACCGGAGCTTACGTTGACGAATGAGAGCTTCCAGATTCTTGCGCTGATGCAGAACGAAGGGTTTGACTCGTACATCATGTCTTACCCTTCATCGATGGAAAGTGTGACCACCTTGTCCAGCCTTGTAGAGGAAACATGA
- the LOC109738366 gene encoding isopentenyl-diphosphate Delta-isomerase I, whose amino-acid sequence MAGTGDDAGMDEVQRRLMFDDECILVDEQDNVVGHESKYTCHLMEKIESENLLHRAFSVFLFNSKHELLLQQRSATKVTFPLVWTNTCCSHPLYRESELIQENFLGVRNAAQRKLLDELGIPAEDVPVDQFTPLGRMLYKAPSDGKWGEHELDYLLFIVREVKLVPNPDEVADVKYVSREQLRELIQQADAGEGGVKLSPWFRLVVDNFLMGWWEHLEKGTLAEAVDMETIHKLK is encoded by the exons ATGGCCGGCACGGGCGACGACGCCGGGATGGACGAGGTCCAGAGGCGCCTCATGTTCGACGACGA ATGCATTTTGGTAGATGAACAGGACAACGTTGTCGGCCATGAATCAAAATATACCT GCCATCTGATGGAGAAGATTGAATCTGAGAACCTGCTCCACAGGGCATTCAGCGTATTCCTTTTCAACTCAAAACATGAGCTGCTACTTCAG CAAAGATCTGCGACGAAGGTTACGTTTCCTTTAGTATGGACCAACACCTGCTGCAGCCATCCTCTGTACCGTGAATCTGAGCTTATTCAGGAAAACTTTCTTG GTGTCAGAAATGCTGCTCAGAGGAAGCTCCTCGATGAGCTGGGCATCCCAGCTGAAGATGTGCCCGTTGACCAGTTCACCCCTCTCGGTCGGATGCTTTACAAGGCACCATCTGATGGGAAATGGGGCGAACATGAGC TGGACTACCTGCTGTTCATCGTGCGCGAGGTGAAGCTGGTCCCGAACCCGGACGAAGTGGCCGACGTGAAGTACGTGAGCCGGGAGCAGCTGCGGGAGCTCATCCAGCAGGCGGACGCCGGCGAGGGCGGCGTGAAGCTGTCCCCTTGGTTCAGGCTGGTGGTGGACAACTTTCTCATGGGCTGGTGGGAGCACTTGGAGAAAGGCACGCTCGCGGAGGCCGTGGACATGGAAACCATCCACAAGCTCAAGTGA